Proteins from one Ricinus communis isolate WT05 ecotype wild-type chromosome 9, ASM1957865v1, whole genome shotgun sequence genomic window:
- the LOC8258355 gene encoding LOW QUALITY PROTEIN: activating signal cointegrator 1 (The sequence of the model RefSeq protein was modified relative to this genomic sequence to represent the inferred CDS: inserted 2 bases in 1 codon) gives MGSKNTKHCTNSCLTLHQPWASLLVHGIKRVEGRSWPAPIRGRLWIHAAGKVPDPTTIKAMEDFYREIYAVDGIVDLKFPEYYPVSRLVGCVEVVGCIKXVELVCWGDLPEGVKLEGKTDFCWLCEEPNKLIVPLEMRGHQRIFNLDNQLYEAAVRGLCPVDASLPIKFPLPDPQDLFSLKPGSLGSNCETYKVSELDEPRSVSAAIAGGQAAAAQFSKKRNCEYSAIQGEAVPVSARTRKKLEESWIYC, from the exons ATGGGAAGTAAAAATACTAAACACTGTACAAACTCCTGTCTCACATTACATCAGCCATGGGCTTCATTGCTTGTTCATGGCATCAAGCGTGTTGAAGGGAGGTCCTGGCCTGCCCCTATAAGAG GCCGACTTTGGATTCATGCTGCTGGTAAGGTCCCAGATCCAACCACAATTAAAGCAATGGAGGATTTCTACAGGGAAATATATGCTGTTGATGGGATAGTGGACCTCAAGTTTCCAGAATATTATCCTGTTTCAAGACTTGTAG GTTGTGTTGAAGTTGTTGGGTGTATAAA CGTAGAGCTGGTATGCTGGGGGGACTTGCCTGAAGGG GTGAAACTGGAAGGGAAAACAGATTTTTGCTGGCTTTGTGAAGAACCAAAC AAATTGATCGTACCATTAGAGATGCGAGGACACCAGCGTATCTTTAACTTGGACAACCAA TTATATGAGGCTGCAGTTAGAGGTCTTTGTCCAGTTGATGCATCATTACCAATTAAGTTTCCACTTCCAGATCCACAAGACCTGTTCTCTCTGAAGCCAGGGTCGCTTGGTTCTAATTGCGAAACCTACAAAGTATCCGAACTTGATGAACCTCGGAGTGTCTCTGCTGCCATAGCTGGTGGTCAGGCAGCTGCTGCACAGTTCTCAAAGAAGAGGAATTGCGAATACTCAGCAATCCAAGGAGAAGCTGTGCCTGTTTCTGCTAGAACTAGGAAGAAACTTGAGGAATCTTGGATATACTGTTGA